CGCGTAGATCGCGTCGCGCTCGCTCATCGCCTGCCACATCTCGGTGTGGCCCATCATCACGACGTCGAGCACCCGCATGTCCTCATACGCGAACTGGTCCTGGCGCAGCTTGCCCAGACGCACATGCGGCTCGAGCATGACCGTACCGGCACTAGGCTCCAGGTCGCCGCCAAGGATCTTCATGAATGTCGACTTGCCACAGCCGTTCGCGCCAATCAGCCCGTAGCGGTTGCCCTCGCCGAACTTGACGGAGATATTTTCGAACAAGGGCTTAGGCCCGAATTGCATCGTAATGTTCGCGGTAGACAGCACGGGGACGTCCTCAGGGCGGGATTCGGGAGAAGCCGGTCATTTTACCATCCCAGCGCCCGCGGCAGGGACCAGCCAAGGCGCGACCGAGCCGGCGCGCAGCGCGGTGGCCAGTGCAGCATCTCGATCGTCATGCCGCGCCGCGGCGCATCGTCGACGAATGCCTGCAACGTGTCGCGCACATCTCGATCGACGAAGTCTGCCCGCTGCGCATCGATGATCAGCGTCGCGTGGTCCGGCACCTGCGCCAGGTAACGCGTGAGCGTGGCGCGCGCTGCAAACGACACATCCTTGCGAAAGCTCAGCAGATAATGGCCGTCGTGGTGCGTGATCATGACCGCGCGCTCGGCGCCAGCGCGTGTGGCCACCAGTCTCTCAGGCCGGAGCGCATGACCGAGGAGTTGGCCACGCGCCACTAGTACTGGGCGGACAGCGACAACCGCGTGCCGTCCGACAACGTCAACGTCTTCGTCTTGCCATTGATCGGTAACGATAGCCGGGTGACTTGGGTGAACAACACGGTTTTGGGACAGGCCAACGGCTTGCCATCGACCATCACGGTCGATGTGCCCTGCACCGCGCGGCCGTTGAAGTACAGTTGCAGGTTCGCCACATGGTTATCAACGATCGGGGCGAGCCTGAGTTGGATTTGCCGGATCGGCGTGCCAGTAGCATCGACTGGCACGCCGGACGCGCCGGGGCAACGCGGCGGCACCGAGGGTGGCGCTCCGGGAGCGGGCATGCGCCACGTGTAGTCATCGGTCTGTCCGGAGCGGACGATACGCGTTTGCTCCGCATTACCGTACGTTTTCGACGTCACCTTGACGGTGTACTTCACCCGCGGTGCAGACGCCTCGGGCAACGGTTGCAGCTGCGCCATGGCGCTCACCGGCACGACGAGTACCATGGGCAGCACCAACGGTCCCAGCCACGCCACGACACGGCGGATTGCTGCGCAGTATCGGGTGCACAAACGGCTTGACATCATGTTATCGCCTCCTTGCTATCTATACATGGAACGGATCTTGTTTGCCAGTGTAGCGCGCATCGCGCATGCCGCGACGGGCGGCCATGCCGCATTGCCGCTATGGGCTACACGCACCAGCATGAAAACCCACCACGATCTTGTTTGAATAACGTTAGAGGCAGCACGTCCAGTTGGCATGCTGCCATTCTCCCGCGATCTCCACTCCCTGTTATCCGGATGTTCATCCACGTTTAAAAAGATGGCAAATATGCAAGCGCGCTTGGAAGCATTGCAGACGATTGTCAACGACCTTCGGCGGCGCGGCTGGATCGATCGTCAGCCCTTTATGATTGTTGCTAGTTCCGAAGGCGTTTCTATAGCAGCACGCTTCGCTACATTGTCGAAAAACGTATCCCATTTGCTGCTTATCTCAGGATTTGGGGTAGGACACACGCTAGACACTCTCCACACCGCGCTGACCGGTTCGGGGGACTATTGGGGCTTCATATCGGCGCCCGAATCGAACGACCCACTTAGCCGATTACAATCGACTTTGGCTCGGTGGGAGCAAGTGCGTCGAGATCAGAGACGCAATTCGAGTGAGACAATCGCTGGGTACCAAGCGGCCTACTGGCGTACTATTGGCTTAGCATCATCGGCCGAAGATGCGCTCGCATCCAACGCACAGCTTTATTTGGTCCAGGGGGGACGTGATCAAACTGCGCCCGCAGTCAACTATGAGGCAGGTATTGCCTACCCCATCACACACGATCGGCCCTTTGTGTCCGAGTATATCCCGTGTGGCGACCATTTCCTGACGTGCCCAGACGACGGTGAAGAACCTAAAAATCTTCAAGGGGTGATTGTGCGTGGTATGGAATGGTTTCTGACCGCCCAGGTACAACGTTCTTCAGCGGTCTCGTTCGATCCTTTGACAACGTCAAAGTAACCTTTGTAACCGGCGTGGCGAGCCATATCAAACCA
This region of Mycetohabitans endofungorum genomic DNA includes:
- a CDS encoding DUF6013 family protein; translation: MMSSRLCTRYCAAIRRVVAWLGPLVLPMVLVVPVSAMAQLQPLPEASAPRVKYTVKVTSKTYGNAEQTRIVRSGQTDDYTWRMPAPGAPPSVPPRCPGASGVPVDATGTPIRQIQLRLAPIVDNHVANLQLYFNGRAVQGTSTVMVDGKPLACPKTVLFTQVTRLSLPINGKTKTLTLSDGTRLSLSAQY